From a single Rutidosis leptorrhynchoides isolate AG116_Rl617_1_P2 chromosome 5, CSIRO_AGI_Rlap_v1, whole genome shotgun sequence genomic region:
- the LOC139849901 gene encoding uncharacterized protein, giving the protein MEDNDLVMYAVNGLNERFSHAKHIILHHQPFPDLDIARSMLLMEEMAINHTHRATTDVQPNSSHLTVLVAEAPPPPPAQPQAQQPHSSPTLTNYSSPTEPISSDCLSGPFTQPTTFNNGPAMRSSTQPGLLPSPPGFNRPTGATFGPQQLQFPLGPQTFYTGHLISFTPVPVVQPNNFGSFTVDPRTQTQETVLPSAFSTMTLQDFGAAGWHMDTCASTHLTSCINNLRTVFNNCKYPSVAAGDGNTIPVTNTGHSLLPTAHRPLHLNNVLVTPNIVKNLISVQQFTRDNIVSVEFDPFGFSVKYYLTHRLLLRYDSTGDLYPLTATSSQQAFLTNPVTWHQRLGHPEHDVF; this is encoded by the exons ATGGAAGATAACGACCTTGTCATGTACGCTGTCAATGGATTAAATGAACGGTTTTCTCATGCCAAGCATATCATACTCCATCACCAACCCTTTCCTGACCTAGACATTGCTCGATCGATGTTGTTGATGGAAGAAATGGCAATTAATCATACACATCGTGCAACAACTGATGTTCAACCTAATTCGTCTCATCTGACGGTTCTCGTCGCTGAAGCACCGCCACCACCACCTGCTCAACCGCAA GCCCAACAGCCTCACTCAAGCCCAACTCTTACAAATTATAGCAGCCCAACAGAACCAATTAGCTCAGACTGCTTATCGGGACCCTTTACACAGCCCACTACTTTTAATAATGGGCCTGCTATGCGTTCATCAACCCAACCTGGGCTTCTGCCCAGTCCACCAGGTTTTAACCGACCCACAGGAGCTACTTTTGGGCCTCAGCAACTACAATTTCCACTTGGGCCACAAACATTTTATACCGGACATCTCATTAGCTTCACCCCTGTACCTGTTGTCCAGCCCAATAATTTTGGGTCTTTTACTGTTGATCCACGGACCCAAACTCAAGAAACTGTTCTCCCCAGCGCATTTAGTACTATGACTCTCCAAGACTTTGGGGCTGCCGGATGGCACATGGATACTTGTGCATCTACTCACCTTACCTCCTGCATTAATAATCTTCGTACTgtttttaataattgcaaatatCCGTCAGTCGCAGCTGGTGACGGGAACACAATCCCTGTTACCAACACCGGCCATAGCTTATTACCCACTGCTCATCGACCTCTCCACCTAAACAATGTACTTGTCACTCCCAATATTGTTAAAAACCTAATATCTGTTCAGCAATTTACTCGTGATAATATTGTGTCTgttgaatttgatccttttggtttttctgtgaagTATTACCTGACACACCGTCTTCTTCTCCGATATGACAGCACCGGGGATCTCTACCCACTTACAGCTACCTCTTCTCAACAGGCCTTTCTCACCAACCCCGTTACATGGCATCAACGTCTTGGCCATCCCGAACATGACGTTTTTTGA
- the LOC139849902 gene encoding uncharacterized protein, whose protein sequence is MTTFDKIYTVTSISHLIPVKLDLSKLNYGHWKKLFTTHYSGFDVLKFILGPSTGEEKATDEWAKADAVVLTWIFNIISEPLLEPVLNSELTTSNDAWVFLETLFKDNKLSKTMELNAELKGLEIRDQTVKEYF, encoded by the coding sequence ATGACTACCTTTGACAAGATTTACACTGTAACCTCCATATCTCACCTTATTCCAGTCAAACTTGACCTCTCTAAACTAAATTATGGTCACTGGAAAAAGCTCTTCACCACCCACTATTCCGGATTTGATGTTCTCAAGTTTATACTCGGTCCATCCACTGGCGAAGAAAAGGCCACTGACGAATGGGCCAAGGCTGATGCTGTTGTTTTAACCTGGATATTCAACATAATTTCGGAACCCCTGCTTGAGCCTGTCCTCAATTCAGAGCTTACCACATCAAATGACGCTTGGGTGTTCCTGGAAACTCTCTTTAAAGACAATAAACTATCCAAAACTATGGAATTAAACGCAGAACTGAAGGGTCTCGAAATCAGGGATCAAACTGtcaaagagtatttttga